One part of the Micrococcus sp. 2A genome encodes these proteins:
- a CDS encoding bifunctional DNA primase/polymerase: MSAALIDAARELHAHGVNVIPVRDDGSKAPALRAWQTHTTTEGDLVQWFGGDDPRYRALGAVCGAPSGGLELLEIEGPHVGELEAVGRAAGAAGLLALWEQVNGGWCEKSPSGGVHWLYRVQGMDVPGNTKLAADADRATIAETRGTGGQVVLAPTGGTAHRTGKPWTRLDGGPATVPTLSAEERDALHGLFRTLDRTPQRQPAPVPATLPQRAEGPRPGDLWAARTTWAELLGPHGWQVHHTGGVETHWTRPGKSTTEGPSATTREDGGLYVFSTSTAFDAETPYSKFGAYAVLEHGGDHSAAARALAAEGFTDRPIGPAAPTVCETVTEAPEALTEAEPPSRPSWSPVDLSAYLNGTATAVEPTLMARTDGVKLLYPGHVHSVAGESESGKSMLMLAVAAQVLTDGGRVLFMDYESDPATVLDRLVKLGAPVDAVAERLDYVQPEADPENGGWADVSAFLALLGRRYALAVLDGVTEALSVSGVPSIDNDEVTGWIRRLPRRIARTTGAAVVMVDHVTKSTEGRGRFAIGAQAKLSALDGASFLVEPLAPLGVGMAGKLAVRIGKDRPGRVRPHGGAWRKSDRTQAVAVALIDSTDPRRIAFTLEAPAREVDPEVHAVQVDDGRRRAIVEWIADRPQPPTFNQIAEAVAARRPAVREALDALIADGTVIATPGARNSTLHQLAPIPAA; encoded by the coding sequence TTGAGCGCCGCACTGATCGACGCCGCCCGCGAGCTCCACGCGCACGGCGTGAACGTGATCCCCGTCCGCGACGACGGCAGCAAGGCCCCGGCCCTGCGCGCCTGGCAGACGCACACCACGACCGAGGGCGACCTCGTGCAGTGGTTCGGCGGGGACGATCCCCGCTACCGGGCTCTCGGGGCCGTCTGCGGGGCGCCCTCCGGCGGTCTGGAGCTGCTGGAGATTGAAGGCCCCCACGTCGGGGAGCTGGAAGCTGTGGGCCGCGCCGCCGGTGCTGCCGGTCTGCTGGCCCTGTGGGAGCAGGTGAACGGCGGATGGTGCGAGAAGTCGCCCTCCGGTGGGGTCCATTGGCTCTACCGGGTGCAGGGCATGGACGTGCCCGGCAACACCAAGCTTGCCGCCGACGCGGACCGCGCCACCATCGCGGAGACGCGCGGCACGGGCGGGCAGGTGGTCCTCGCCCCCACGGGCGGGACCGCCCACCGAACGGGCAAGCCCTGGACCCGCTTGGACGGTGGACCGGCCACGGTGCCGACGCTGAGCGCCGAGGAGCGGGACGCCCTGCATGGGCTGTTTCGCACCCTGGACCGCACCCCCCAACGCCAGCCGGCCCCTGTACCGGCCACGCTGCCCCAGCGTGCCGAGGGTCCACGCCCGGGCGATCTGTGGGCGGCCCGCACGACGTGGGCCGAGCTGCTGGGCCCGCACGGCTGGCAGGTGCACCACACGGGCGGGGTAGAGACGCATTGGACCCGTCCGGGCAAGTCCACGACGGAGGGGCCGAGCGCCACCACGCGCGAGGACGGCGGGCTGTACGTGTTCAGCACCTCGACCGCATTCGACGCCGAGACGCCCTACAGCAAGTTCGGGGCGTATGCGGTGCTGGAGCATGGCGGGGACCATTCCGCCGCCGCCCGTGCGCTGGCCGCTGAGGGCTTCACGGACCGCCCGATAGGCCCGGCTGCCCCCACGGTCTGCGAGACCGTCACGGAGGCACCGGAAGCCCTCACGGAGGCCGAGCCGCCGTCCCGGCCCTCGTGGTCCCCGGTAGACCTCTCGGCCTACCTGAACGGGACGGCGACCGCTGTTGAGCCGACCCTCATGGCACGGACGGACGGGGTGAAGCTGCTGTATCCGGGGCATGTGCATTCGGTGGCCGGAGAGTCCGAGTCGGGGAAGTCCATGCTCATGCTCGCCGTGGCCGCTCAGGTGCTCACCGACGGCGGGCGGGTGCTGTTCATGGACTACGAATCGGACCCGGCGACCGTGCTTGACCGTCTCGTGAAGCTGGGCGCGCCTGTGGACGCGGTGGCCGAACGGCTGGACTATGTGCAGCCCGAGGCAGACCCCGAGAACGGGGGATGGGCGGACGTGTCCGCGTTCCTGGCGCTGCTGGGGCGCCGCTACGCCCTGGCCGTCCTGGACGGGGTGACGGAGGCGCTGAGCGTGTCCGGTGTGCCCTCGATTGACAACGATGAGGTGACCGGGTGGATTCGCCGTCTGCCGCGTCGGATCGCCCGCACCACGGGCGCCGCCGTCGTGATGGTGGATCACGTCACGAAGTCCACGGAGGGGCGGGGACGGTTCGCCATTGGCGCCCAGGCCAAACTCTCCGCTCTCGACGGTGCCTCATTCCTCGTGGAGCCGCTGGCCCCGCTGGGAGTGGGCATGGCGGGCAAGCTCGCTGTTCGGATCGGCAAGGACCGGCCCGGACGGGTGCGCCCCCACGGTGGCGCGTGGCGCAAGTCGGACCGAACACAGGCCGTCGCCGTTGCGCTGATCGACTCGACGGACCCGAGGCGGATCGCTTTCACCTTGGAGGCGCCCGCCCGAGAGGTGGACCCCGAGGTCCACGCCGTCCAGGTGGACGACGGGCGACGCCGGGCAATCGTGGAATGGATCGCGGATCGACCCCAGCCGCCGACGTTCAACCAGATCGCTGAGGCAGTTGCGGCCCGTCGCCCGGCGGTGCGGGAAGCCCTTGACGCGCTAATCGCTGACGGGACCGTGATCGCGACACCTGGCGCGCGCAACTCGACGTTGCACCAGCTCGCACCAATCCCCGCTGCCTGA
- a CDS encoding helix-turn-helix domain-containing protein, translating into MTLRASAHSQGRGSSPLSPLTAQLTISDAAALLGASPNTVRRMIARGDLRAYRYGPRLIRIDPADLHALRVPVTSLAELRGADAR; encoded by the coding sequence GTGACTTTGCGAGCCTCTGCACACTCCCAGGGCCGCGGATCGAGTCCCCTCTCTCCGCTCACTGCCCAACTCACCATCTCTGATGCTGCCGCGTTGCTGGGGGCGTCTCCCAACACCGTCCGCCGCATGATCGCGCGCGGCGACCTCCGCGCCTACCGGTACGGTCCCAGGCTCATCCGCATTGATCCTGCCGACCTACACGCCCTGCGCGTGCCGGTCACCTCCCTGGCCGAGCTGCGGGGAGCTGATGCCCGTTGA
- a CDS encoding site-specific integrase yields MADRRKLPQGITRNPGGMYRARLGVDGVQHSLGTFATLGDARAALDIARAEKARDTFIPPAERRAQLKAEREARRAQAAADARTVRELAEAWLSWQEARGLKLGSVYTYRRHLEAHFLPTFGERPVGDVTALDLNAWLDHLEESKSPAGAAQVHRVVAALFKWATGDAAELPRTFTPWLLTSPVPPLAARRLRRPNLPQRNRETLTDAELSALADLMPEADRLAVLLSGWCALRIGEVLALRRRHVTTEAEGTTWIRVESQVQARGSGVREESPKSEAGRREIPVPTVIASDLEAHLEAHATEGADGLLFPRVGGGNWLNNPNTIRKRFNAALAELNAQRQRDGLPTVENFTWHGLRHTALTRLGQAGATTAELKAYAGHSDGKSVEVYQHAERRRLAALTAELGAAPQ; encoded by the coding sequence ATGGCGGACCGTCGAAAGCTGCCCCAGGGCATCACCCGGAACCCCGGAGGCATGTACCGGGCGCGTCTGGGCGTTGACGGCGTGCAGCACTCGCTGGGCACGTTCGCCACGCTGGGAGACGCCCGCGCCGCCCTGGACATCGCCCGCGCCGAGAAGGCCCGTGACACGTTCATTCCGCCGGCCGAGCGTCGCGCCCAGCTCAAGGCCGAGCGGGAGGCCCGGCGCGCCCAGGCGGCGGCTGACGCCCGGACCGTCCGCGAGCTCGCCGAGGCGTGGTTGTCCTGGCAGGAGGCCCGAGGGCTCAAGCTCGGCAGCGTCTACACCTACCGGCGCCACCTGGAAGCGCACTTCCTACCCACATTCGGAGAGCGGCCCGTGGGCGACGTGACCGCCCTGGACCTCAACGCATGGCTGGACCACCTGGAAGAGTCCAAGAGTCCCGCCGGTGCCGCCCAGGTCCACCGGGTGGTGGCCGCCCTGTTCAAGTGGGCCACCGGCGACGCCGCCGAGCTCCCCCGCACGTTCACCCCGTGGCTGCTGACCTCGCCCGTACCCCCGCTGGCCGCCCGACGTCTGCGCCGCCCGAACCTGCCCCAGCGCAACCGGGAGACGTTGACGGACGCCGAGCTGTCCGCCCTGGCCGACCTGATGCCCGAGGCCGACCGCCTGGCCGTGCTGCTGTCCGGGTGGTGCGCCCTGCGGATCGGGGAAGTCCTCGCCCTGCGCCGTCGTCACGTCACCACGGAGGCCGAGGGCACCACGTGGATTCGCGTCGAGTCCCAGGTCCAGGCCCGCGGGTCCGGGGTGCGCGAGGAGTCGCCCAAGTCTGAGGCCGGCCGCCGGGAGATCCCCGTGCCGACCGTGATCGCCTCCGACCTCGAGGCGCACCTCGAGGCGCACGCCACCGAGGGCGCGGATGGGCTGCTGTTCCCCCGCGTGGGCGGCGGGAACTGGCTCAACAACCCGAACACGATCCGCAAGCGGTTCAACGCCGCGCTGGCAGAGCTCAACGCCCAGCGCCAGCGGGACGGGCTGCCGACCGTGGAGAACTTCACCTGGCACGGGCTACGGCACACCGCCCTCACCCGTCTGGGCCAGGCCGGCGCCACCACGGCCGAGCTCAAGGCCTACGCCGGCCACAGCGACGGCAAGTCCGTGGAGGTCTACCAGCACGCCGAGCGGCGGCGCCTGGCCGCGCTGACCGCTGAGCTGGGAGCCGCGCCCCAGTGA
- a CDS encoding PRC and DUF2382 domain-containing protein, which translates to MDRNMLDQLQNASVYATDGDKIGSVGQVYLDDVTNEPTFVTVKTGLFGANETFIPLQQAQTTADGITVPYEKAFVKDAPNVDADGSLTPQEEQRIYEYYSMEYTATEGHVEDRRDVDTTAGVVGDRDVVDTDRDVVDTDRREVNDADGVVVRDEHLNVGTERKASGRVRLRKQSYTTTETVEVPVTREEVVVERESVDPNSAEARRADADGEVSVTTYEETPVVEKTVEAEKVSLGKRQIQETETVSEELRHEDVKIDGDTTTDRADLNDRNDRI; encoded by the coding sequence ATGGACCGCAACATGCTTGATCAGCTTCAGAACGCTTCCGTGTACGCCACCGATGGCGACAAGATCGGTTCCGTCGGCCAGGTCTACCTGGACGACGTCACCAACGAGCCGACCTTCGTGACCGTGAAGACCGGCCTCTTCGGCGCCAACGAGACCTTCATCCCGCTGCAGCAGGCGCAGACCACCGCCGACGGCATCACCGTCCCCTACGAGAAGGCCTTCGTGAAGGATGCCCCGAACGTGGACGCCGACGGCTCGCTGACCCCGCAGGAGGAGCAGCGCATCTACGAGTACTACTCCATGGAGTACACCGCCACTGAGGGCCACGTGGAGGACCGCCGCGACGTGGACACCACCGCCGGCGTCGTCGGCGACCGCGACGTCGTCGACACCGACCGTGACGTCGTCGACACCGACCGCCGCGAGGTGAACGACGCTGACGGCGTCGTCGTCCGTGACGAGCACCTGAACGTCGGCACCGAGCGCAAGGCCTCCGGCCGTGTGCGTCTGCGCAAGCAGTCCTACACCACCACCGAGACCGTGGAGGTGCCCGTCACCCGCGAAGAGGTCGTCGTGGAGCGCGAGTCCGTGGATCCCAACTCCGCCGAGGCCCGTCGCGCCGACGCTGACGGCGAGGTCTCCGTGACCACCTACGAGGAGACCCCGGTCGTCGAGAAGACCGTGGAGGCCGAGAAGGTGTCCCTGGGCAAGCGCCAGATCCAGGAGACCGAGACCGTCTCCGAGGAGCTGCGCCACGAGGACGTCAAGATCGACGGTGACACCACCACCGATCGCGCCGACCTGAACGATCGCAACGACCGCATCTGA
- a CDS encoding FAD/NAD(P)-binding protein, producing the protein MQDSREGVRRLSIVGAGPRGVMLLERLLAHLEQGSLHRSPALSIHVVDPYRPGPGRVWRTDQSELYFMNTPAFYPTASAADNPGLRPSTAALSFDQWRRVNPQESRGVQRHQYPARAAYGRYLRHLYDTVVEMLRARPEVVEVREHRAEATALHPRPDGGAQLTLRHAGGEESRLEADAVVLCLGHQPAELSAGQRRMAEAAEASPHLHYQGPQIPSDVDWSAVEPGASVLVRGMGLNAFDLMAQLTLGRGGAFHRTGDGAGLALRYEPSGREPSLRLMSRRGVPYLPKAEVDAFVPRGVALSYLSDAVVDGLLAEHGELDLAEHVWPLLHRDVVRHYYATMARTQPEILGGPVAARRFLGELVGLLEEAGRGAPVTSMHAADLLRQYAPGRGFLDILAYAEPFRDQVFDSDEEYQAAVSHYVGQACGEAARGEGSPFMMAVGALHAGRLRIKQWVAQGRITQASRIKDVQGWFEPLVEGLASGPPLWRVEQMLAVHRAGLLTWSGPWPTVEADGEDAFRVHSPQVGAADSRVPAAASGTWLVEAMMPPNRVRSASTPLVRQMLADGVAATGVWEDEEGARLPSTGFDVTGRPHRLRAADGRVHERILVLGLQLSGVQWGTAIAAEAGADPDGRALFLGDADAAARVLLGGRPAG; encoded by the coding sequence GTGCAAGATTCTAGAGAGGGCGTCCGTCGCCTCTCGATCGTGGGCGCCGGGCCGCGCGGCGTCATGCTCCTCGAGCGGCTGCTGGCGCACCTCGAGCAGGGGAGCCTCCACCGCTCTCCCGCGCTGAGCATCCATGTGGTGGACCCGTACCGGCCGGGACCCGGACGGGTATGGCGGACGGACCAGTCCGAGCTCTACTTCATGAACACGCCGGCCTTCTACCCCACGGCGAGCGCGGCCGACAACCCCGGGCTGCGGCCCTCGACGGCCGCCCTCTCCTTCGACCAGTGGCGCCGGGTGAATCCGCAGGAGAGTCGTGGCGTCCAGCGGCACCAATACCCTGCCCGCGCCGCGTACGGGCGCTATCTGCGCCACCTCTACGACACGGTGGTGGAGATGCTGCGGGCCCGCCCCGAGGTGGTGGAGGTCCGGGAGCACCGCGCCGAGGCGACCGCCCTGCACCCGCGGCCCGACGGCGGGGCGCAGCTCACCCTGCGCCATGCCGGCGGCGAGGAGAGCCGGCTCGAGGCGGACGCCGTCGTGCTGTGCCTGGGCCACCAGCCGGCCGAGCTGAGCGCGGGACAGCGCCGCATGGCGGAGGCCGCCGAGGCATCGCCGCACCTGCACTACCAGGGCCCGCAGATCCCCTCGGACGTGGACTGGTCCGCGGTGGAGCCCGGTGCGTCCGTGCTGGTGCGCGGCATGGGCCTGAACGCCTTCGACCTGATGGCCCAGCTGACCCTCGGCCGGGGCGGCGCGTTCCACCGGACCGGAGACGGGGCCGGCCTGGCGCTGCGCTACGAGCCCTCGGGCCGCGAGCCCTCCCTGCGCCTGATGTCGCGGCGCGGCGTGCCGTACCTGCCGAAGGCGGAGGTGGACGCGTTCGTTCCGCGCGGAGTGGCGCTCTCCTACCTCTCCGACGCCGTCGTCGACGGCCTGCTGGCCGAGCACGGGGAGCTGGACCTCGCCGAGCACGTCTGGCCGCTGCTTCACCGGGACGTGGTGCGCCACTACTACGCGACGATGGCGCGCACGCAGCCGGAGATCCTCGGCGGGCCCGTGGCGGCCCGCCGCTTCCTCGGGGAGCTCGTGGGCCTGCTGGAGGAGGCCGGGCGGGGCGCCCCCGTCACGTCGATGCATGCGGCGGACCTGCTCCGCCAGTACGCGCCCGGCCGCGGCTTCCTCGACATCCTGGCGTACGCCGAGCCCTTCCGGGACCAGGTGTTCGACAGCGACGAGGAGTACCAGGCGGCCGTGTCCCACTACGTGGGGCAGGCCTGCGGGGAGGCGGCGCGCGGCGAGGGCTCCCCATTCATGATGGCGGTCGGCGCTCTGCACGCCGGGCGACTGCGCATCAAGCAGTGGGTGGCGCAGGGGCGGATCACCCAGGCGTCGAGGATCAAGGACGTGCAGGGCTGGTTCGAGCCCCTCGTGGAGGGGCTGGCCTCGGGCCCGCCCCTGTGGCGCGTGGAGCAGATGCTGGCCGTGCACCGGGCGGGCCTGCTGACCTGGTCGGGGCCGTGGCCCACGGTCGAGGCCGACGGCGAGGACGCCTTCCGCGTGCACAGCCCTCAGGTGGGCGCCGCGGACTCCCGCGTGCCGGCGGCGGCCTCGGGGACGTGGCTCGTGGAGGCCATGATGCCGCCCAACCGCGTGCGCTCCGCCTCGACGCCCCTCGTGCGCCAGATGCTGGCCGACGGCGTGGCGGCCACCGGCGTCTGGGAGGACGAGGAGGGCGCCCGGCTCCCCTCGACAGGGTTCGACGTGACCGGACGGCCCCACCGGCTCCGCGCCGCTGACGGCCGCGTGCACGAGCGCATCCTCGTGCTCGGCCTGCAGCTCTCCGGGGTGCAGTGGGGCACCGCGATCGCCGCGGAGGCGGGTGCGGACCCGGACGGCCGCGCCCTCTTCCTCGGGGACGCGGATGCGGCGGCCCGCGTCCTGCTCGGAGGCCGACCCGCGGGGTGA
- a CDS encoding ExeM/NucH family extracellular endonuclease: MPISLRRTRPAAVFAALTLLAPAVVAGPAMASPSGDSLVINEAYTNGGSANAVYTDKFVELYNPTDEPISLEGWSLQYRSGTGTGATNNTVALSGVVPAHGHFLIQGGSNGTSGEALPTPDLNAGGSFNPAGTKGTIVLADQAGTLAGLPVGSVTDETAGVADLLGYGATNTYETAPSGAPSANTDPKSLTRADGVDTNDNSADFTVTADVTPMNSTSSSTEPTDPTDPVDPVDPVEPAPVERVTIAEIQGTGAVSPLEGQSVATTGVVTAVYSTGGYNGYYIQTAGTGGDAVDATPGASDGLFVYSPDTVGTVAMGDHVQVTGTVSEYYGLTQIRVDAGGVTALADGAGVAPTAVEFPLTEAQREAHEGELLAPQGEWTVTDNYSLNQYGSLGIVPGTDPLDNPTSVALPGADAQAVAAANAEKLIVLDDGSTVNFFRSPGNQNPLPYLDADQPVRVGAGLEFTTGVILDYRFGAWSFQPLGHLTDATASTVQPVSIENTRVEEAAPEELGGNVTVGSFNVLNYFTTLGEDVPGCSAYYDNDGDPVATKDCLPRGAYTDEAFARQQAKIATAINGMDTSVVALEEIENSEKFGLDRDHALAHLVDALNEQAGYEKWAYVASPADRPAVEDEDVIRSAFIYQPAEVTPVGESVILDDQVNFDNAREPMAQVFRVADASGDGVEGTEFIAITNHFKSKGGSGATGENVDSGDGQGAYNADRVGQAEALVAFAEQMKVLAGTDKVLLMGDFNSYEKEDPIRVLEEAGYISQGALTDEYSYVFGGSVGSLDGIYASPAASAAITGQDIWMINANESVALEYARHDYVEEDFYSPDQWRSSDHNPILVGMQLDAPATEPVDPVDPVDPTDPTDPTDPAPGGQCEDVTHPSKGKGKGNGGFSAAEWMRCTGMHPGKGHDGSHPGKGKGRVLVPAAG; this comes from the coding sequence CCAACGCGGTGTACACCGACAAGTTCGTCGAGCTCTACAACCCCACGGACGAGCCCATCTCGCTTGAGGGCTGGTCGCTGCAGTACCGCTCCGGCACCGGCACGGGCGCCACCAACAACACCGTCGCCCTGAGCGGCGTGGTCCCGGCCCACGGCCACTTCCTGATCCAGGGCGGCTCCAACGGCACCTCCGGCGAGGCGCTCCCGACGCCGGACCTCAACGCGGGCGGCTCGTTCAACCCCGCGGGCACCAAGGGCACCATCGTGCTCGCGGACCAGGCCGGCACCCTGGCGGGTCTGCCCGTCGGCTCCGTGACCGACGAGACCGCCGGCGTCGCCGACCTGCTGGGCTACGGCGCCACCAACACCTACGAGACCGCTCCCTCCGGCGCCCCCTCGGCCAACACGGACCCGAAGTCGCTGACCCGCGCGGACGGCGTGGACACGAACGACAACTCCGCGGACTTCACCGTCACCGCCGACGTGACGCCGATGAACTCCACGAGCTCCTCCACGGAGCCCACGGATCCGACCGACCCCGTCGATCCGGTCGACCCGGTCGAGCCCGCCCCGGTGGAGCGCGTCACCATCGCCGAGATCCAGGGCACCGGCGCCGTGTCCCCGCTCGAGGGCCAGTCCGTCGCCACCACCGGCGTCGTCACCGCGGTGTACTCCACGGGCGGCTACAACGGCTACTACATCCAGACGGCGGGCACCGGCGGCGACGCCGTCGACGCCACCCCGGGCGCGTCGGACGGCCTGTTCGTGTACTCCCCGGACACGGTCGGCACCGTCGCGATGGGCGACCACGTGCAGGTCACCGGCACGGTCTCCGAGTACTACGGCCTCACGCAGATCCGCGTGGACGCCGGCGGCGTGACCGCCCTGGCCGACGGCGCCGGCGTCGCCCCCACCGCGGTGGAGTTCCCCCTCACCGAGGCCCAGCGCGAGGCCCACGAGGGCGAGCTGCTCGCCCCGCAGGGCGAGTGGACCGTGACGGACAACTACAGCCTGAACCAGTACGGCTCGCTCGGGATCGTGCCGGGCACCGATCCGCTGGACAACCCGACGTCGGTCGCGCTGCCCGGCGCCGACGCCCAGGCCGTGGCCGCCGCGAACGCGGAGAAGCTGATCGTCCTCGACGACGGCTCGACCGTGAACTTCTTCCGCTCCCCCGGCAATCAGAACCCGCTGCCCTACCTCGACGCGGACCAGCCCGTCCGCGTGGGTGCCGGCCTCGAGTTCACCACCGGCGTCATCCTGGACTACCGCTTCGGCGCGTGGTCCTTCCAGCCGCTGGGCCACCTCACCGACGCCACGGCGTCGACCGTGCAGCCCGTCTCCATCGAGAACACGCGCGTGGAGGAGGCGGCCCCGGAGGAGCTCGGCGGCAACGTGACCGTGGGCAGCTTCAACGTCCTGAACTACTTCACCACCCTCGGTGAGGATGTGCCGGGCTGCTCCGCCTACTACGACAACGACGGCGACCCGGTGGCCACCAAGGACTGCCTCCCCCGCGGCGCCTACACCGATGAGGCCTTCGCTCGCCAGCAGGCCAAGATCGCCACCGCGATCAACGGCATGGACACCTCCGTGGTGGCCCTCGAGGAGATCGAGAACTCCGAGAAGTTCGGCCTGGACCGCGACCACGCGCTCGCGCACCTGGTGGACGCCCTCAACGAGCAGGCGGGCTACGAGAAGTGGGCGTACGTCGCCTCCCCCGCGGACCGTCCCGCCGTCGAGGACGAGGACGTCATCCGCAGCGCCTTCATCTACCAGCCCGCCGAGGTCACCCCGGTCGGCGAGTCCGTGATCCTGGACGACCAGGTGAACTTCGACAACGCCCGCGAGCCCATGGCCCAGGTCTTCCGCGTGGCGGACGCCTCCGGCGACGGCGTCGAGGGCACCGAGTTCATCGCGATCACCAACCACTTCAAGTCCAAGGGCGGCTCCGGCGCCACCGGCGAGAACGTGGACTCCGGCGACGGGCAGGGCGCCTACAACGCGGACCGCGTCGGCCAGGCCGAGGCCCTCGTGGCCTTCGCGGAGCAGATGAAGGTGCTGGCCGGGACCGACAAGGTCCTGCTGATGGGCGACTTCAACTCCTACGAGAAGGAGGACCCCATCCGCGTCCTCGAGGAGGCCGGCTACATCTCCCAGGGTGCGCTCACCGACGAGTATTCGTACGTCTTCGGCGGCAGCGTGGGCAGCCTGGACGGCATCTACGCCTCGCCCGCGGCCTCGGCCGCGATCACGGGCCAGGACATCTGGATGATCAACGCCAACGAGTCCGTGGCCCTCGAGTACGCGCGCCACGACTACGTGGAGGAGGACTTCTACTCCCCGGACCAGTGGCGCTCCTCGGACCACAACCCGATCCTCGTGGGCATGCAGCTCGACGCCCCCGCGACCGAGCCGGTCGACCCCGTGGACCCGGTCGATCCCACGGATCCCACGGATCCCACCGATCCGGCCCCGGGCGGCCAGTGCGAGGACGTCACGCACCCGTCCAAGGGCAAGGGCAAGGGGAACGGCGGCTTCTCCGCCGCCGAGTGGATGCGCTGCACCGGCATGCACCCCGGCAAGGGCCACGACGGCTCCCACCCGGGCAAGGGCAAGGGCCGGGTCCTCGTGCCCGCCGCCGGCTGA